From one Montipora capricornis isolate CH-2021 chromosome 10, ASM3666992v2, whole genome shotgun sequence genomic stretch:
- the LOC138020542 gene encoding uncharacterized protein has protein sequence MVLSPESLGELSWWITHVDSSVRKVTREDPHSILETDASLTGWGAKWGEMKTQGVWCRSEKDQHINCLELLAIRWGLLSLCHAEHDTHIRIMSDNVTAVCYINAMGGCQSDSCNRIAYDIWQWAIEKSIWLSAAHTPGTENCEADELSRKFNPNLEWSVTDEVFNQILKVFALGPTIDLFASRVNAKLPAYVSWKADPFARYVDAFTLNWASHTFYAFPPFVLVGRCLSKIRGDGATGILIVPMWPTQSYFASLLSMLVDTPRYFKATRKTLTNPLLGEQRHPLQVTLLVCSLSGNPLLSMEFRHKLPTSSCPLGDRVQLNNMMCSSTTGPHFVCQDNTLLCVPLFH, from the coding sequence ATGGTCCTTTCCCCAGAGAGTTTAGGGGAATTGTCTTGGTGGATCACTCACGTGGATTCTAGTGTAAGAAAAGTCACGCGCGAAGATCCCCATTCTATCCTTGAAACCGACGCCTCCCTAACAGGGTGGGGTGCTAAATGGGGTGAGATGAAAACCCAGGGGGTTTGGTGCAGAAGTGAAAAAGATCAACACATCAATTGCCTTGAATTACTAGCAATCCGTTGGGGGTTGTTGTCGCTCTGTCACGCTGAACACGATACCCATATACGTATTATGAGTGACAATGTAACGGCCGTGTGTTACATCAATGCCATGGGGGGATGCCAATCCGACAGTTGTAATCGCATTGCTTATGACATTTGGCAATGGGCGATAGAAAAGAGCATTTGGTTGTCCGCAGCACACACCCCTGGGACAGAAAACTGTGAGGCTGATGAGTTATCGAGAAAATTCAATCCTAACCTTGAATGGAGTGTCACGGATGAAGTATTCAATCAGATATTAAAAGTGTTTGCCCTTGGACCTACCATTGATTTGTTTGCATCACGAGTGAATGCCAAATTGCCAGCTTATGTATCCTGGAAAGCTGATCCGTTCGCTCGATATGTGGACGCATTTACCTTAAACTGGGCTTCCCATACATTTTATGCGTTTCCCCCGTTTGTTCTCGTGGGTCGCTGTTTGTCAAAAATCCGGGGTGATGGGGCCACTGGGATTTTGATTGTACCTATGTGGCCTACTCAAAgttattttgcttctttgttaAGCATGTTAGTGGACACGCCACGTTATTTCAAAGCAACCAGAAAAACATTGACGAATCCTTTATTGGGAGAACAACGACACCCCCTCCAGGTCACCCTACTGGTATGCAGTTTGTCTGGCAATCCCTTGTTGAGCATGGAATTTCGCCACAAGTTGCCAACGTCATCATGTCCTCTTGGAGATCGAGTACAGTTAAACAATATGATGTGTTCCTCAACAACTGGTCCACATTTTGTCTGTCAGGACAACACTCTTTTATGCGTGCCCCTGTTTCATTAG
- the LOC138020541 gene encoding uncharacterized protein has product MSEGEGHGNIGKESLSTEIKAMFTEFKTDIMQSVADTMETRFNELYEEYDYSDAEESHNNLDVSALMQTIIDSNKGESSTPQVTKTGNQPTEFDTILTELNPEKAHGPPICEKLAVLVNSLLKEGLSKDQLAMKKEYLKPENFPMLEAPKVNTMLWGQLKQEPKNLDLSLQKGQGHLMSSLYALLKVCNQLIDKADSKEMLTMLTHAVVLSLSANRQLNLSRRELLRPHLNKNYQAPCNPAVPIATNLFGDDLNKQVDDLTKANKIGLKVQGSGKQRFHPYGRGSRARGRYRQNYGGRGRSSTATEGRDQEKVIIDAQVAEFLSKGILSYSESQDDQIISPTFLRPKPDGTYRVIFNLKALNDSVVYHHFKLDTLEATLPLITPGCYMTSLDLKDAYYSIPIAPEHQRFLKFIWKGVLYQFRCLPMGLTSSPGIFTKALKPVFAYLRRQCGISCAGYIDDSLYLGDTYETCLMNTLTAVQLFISLGFQVHPKKSMVVPTQKIEYLGFVVSSIDMTVRLTEDKVSAIIKRCRDFSRVNKEHSIREVASLVGTLISTFPGVQYALPFSRSRQNGRFETV; this is encoded by the exons ATGTCAGAGGGCGAAGGCCATGGTAACATAGGGAAGGAATCCCTGAGCACCGAAATAAAGGCCATGTTTACTGAGTTTAAAACTGACATTATGCAGTCAGTTGCAGATACCATGGAGACTCGTTTTAATGAGTTGTATGAAGAATATGATTACAGTGATGCAGAAGAATCTCACAACAACTTAGATGTGAGTGCTTTAATGCAAACAATCATAGATTCAAACAAAGGTGAAAGTAGTACACCTCAAGTTACCAAAACTGGCAACCAACCCACAGAATTTGATACTATACTCACAGAATTGAATCCAGAGAAAGCTCATGGGCCACCCATATGTGAGAAGTTGGCAGTTCTGGTGAATAGCCTTTTAAAGGAAGGTCTATCTAAAGATCAATTGGCTATGAAGAAAGAATATTTGAAGCCTGAAAACTTTCCAATGCTAGAAGCCCCTAAGGTGAACACTATGCTTTGGGGTCAACTCAAACAAGAGCCAAAAAATTTGGATTTAAGCCTTCAAAAAGGCCAAGGACATTTAATGTCATCATTATATGCTTTACTCAAAGTGTGCAACCAGCTGATAGATAAAGCTGACAGCAAGGAGATGCTAACTATGCTTACCCATGCAGTTGTGCTGTCGCTGTCTGCCAATCgacaattaaatttaagccgAAGGGAGTTGTTGAGGCCGCACCTCAACAAGAATTATCAAGCCCCGTGTAATCCAGCGGTACCCATTGCCACAAATTTATTTGGAGATGACCTCAATAAACAAGTCGATGACTTGACAAAGGCAAATAAGATTGGCCTGAAAGTTCAAGGTTCGGGCAAGCAACGATTCCACCCATATGGGCGTGGCTCGCGTGCTCGTGGCAGATACAGACAAAACTATGGTGGGCGTGGTCGCTCTTCAACTGCAACAGAAGGAAGAG atcAAGAAAAAGTTATTATTGATGCTCAAGTGGCAGAATTTCTGAGCAAGGGTATTCTAAGCTATTCTGAGTCCCAGGATGACCAGATTATCTCACCTACATTTTTGAGACCGAAGCCCGACGGGACTTATCGTGTTATCTTTAATTTAAAAGCTCTTAATGACAGTGTGGTGTATCATCATTTCAAATTGGATACTCTAGAAGCCACACTCCCACTCATTACCCCTGGGTGTTACATGACATCCCTGGACTTGAAGGACGCCTATTATTCGATTCCTATTGCCCCTGAACATCAACGTTTTTTGAAGTTTATATGGAAGGGAGTTCTCTACCAATTTAGGTGTCTCCCTATGGGTTTGACATCGTCCCCCGGTATATTTACAAAGGCGCTAAAGCCTGTGTTCGCCTATTTGAGAAGACAGTGTGGAATTTCGTGTGCAGGCTATATTGATGACTCTTTATACCTAGGCGATACTTATGAAACATGCTTAATGAACACATTGACAGCAGTCCAATTATTCATATCGCTGGGCTTCCAAGTACACCCTAAAAAGTCAATGGTTGTGCCAACTCAAAAAATAGAATACTTGGGATTTGTAGTGTCATCTATTGACATGACTGTGAGGCTGACAGAGGATAAAGTCAGCGCCATCATTAAGCGTTGTCGAGATTTTTCACGTGTAAACAAGGAACACTCTATACGAGAAGTAGCGTCCCTCGTTGGAACATTAATATCCACTTTTCCGGGGGTCCAGTATGCATTACCGTTCTCTCGATCGAGACAAAATGGACGCTTTGAAACGGTGTAA